The genomic interval AACTTTTTTCTTCCATCCTAGCATTTATGCTAGCTTTAACACTACAAGGTGTCATTGTTGCTGTGacagatccagtaaaaaatagcAACAATGTATCCACATAcattttcaacacatttttagacttttagaatgtgaccaaaacattttttttctatcctaGCATTTATGCTAGCTTTAACACTACAAGGTGTCGTTGTTGGTGTGaaagatccagtaaaaaattgcAACAATGTATCCACATACATTTTCAACACCTTTCTAGACTTTTAAAATGTGACCGAATCCCACCAAAATGGTATGTTTTcttacttttctttaaaaactgttAGTATATATGAgagaagaggaaaacaaatggacattttcaaatatatttaacattttgtcggattttgcactttttgcaccggtgaattgTAATAtaccataaacaaatttaaatgaacttggattacgatgcagacacactcaaaaataagtttaatctaaccttacactaaacttaattctaattttgttttacatttttatacctttcttctcccggctgggttggctctgtttgccctgcctccaccctgactttcactatcgatgggctgtttgcttttgtattcccttcaaaatattccccaaatgatgcacacaaatgtgctcacaataggataacgcacgaccacttaccaacaagaagtaatatatactcctcgtactagcgatcgctacgccattcgcgctgagtgacggaaaaaaaacactgaaaaaaatgcaacgctccgcccagtgctcgtagatatctgttatacacgaaagagatgcggcaaaaaagacagtgcgctataatcataaacagcctctcatgtcttggccacctgtctttctcgtatctcaaaatttgtctcgtatctcgagataattatttgctcaattttactcgtatctcgaattgctcgtatgtcggggtgcttgtatgtcgaggtaccactgtactatgaaaaaactcatgtttgatccaaatgtttattttttatttttatttttttgagttCCAATCATTTTCATCCATGCAGTGCATATGTAGCATACTACTTGTTAAACCTTCCATCCCATTGAACAGATTGGGTAACATGAAGGCCGGCAGAAAGAGAGAGGGTGAATTAAGTGAGTGGAATAGAGGGggggagcaggaggaggaggaggaggaggcggatgGTGATGGTTGGGTGGGGGGAGAAGGGGGggtcaaagaaaaagaaaaacaggcagcattttaattgcttttttaaaaagtcgaGATGAAAAACAGAGTTAGCCCGCAGGCGTATGGTGAAATTCTAGCTGGAAGAATTGCAAGACCATATGAGAAAGGAACACCTCGGGCCAAACAGGGAGATGAGTATTGGTTTTTTATAAAGCATTTTGCATCGATTTCCTGAGAGAAAAGCCAGAAAGTGAGACGGGAGGATGAAGagcaaaaagagagagagggggaagaaaggaaggaaggaagagtgagagtgaaagagagaaagaatggAAGATTGTTAGGGTCATCTGACCCTTGATGCAAaagctttttaaaaagttgcCATTTAAATCAAGAGCCTACAAGTCatgttttgtttatattttcattAGCTTCCCTTGTTTCTTgcaatttgatatttttatgctGGCGTCAGGGTCAACTTCTATTACAATTATCTTTTGTCACCCAGCGGAGAAGTCGAGATGAAAGGGCCGATCTCATTAAAAGCCCCCTTAGCGGTATAACAACGCACAAAGCCTGGCTAACAGCTTTGTTGGACTCCAAATGATGGAAACTGCCAATTGTCTTGCCAGTGTGCGCAGCCCGTTCCTTCTATTGTGCTAAAACAAAGCACATTTAGTGTGGCAATAACAAGATGAGGCATTAGGAAAAACAGCAGCCCCAAGCCCAACATGAGAAGTAGCTTTAATTATTGGAGGAAAGAGCATGTTAAACATTTGCCACAATTAAATGCAGTGGCATTCGGTAGGGCACACCTTCATTCACTGTATGCCGGAATTTTGTCATTGAGATTCATGCGAAAAATACCACAAGTCGCTTGTGTGACTACACACAaaacaggaaaacaaaaataaagactCCTTTGTGGAAGTAAAATGGATATTAGTTCATGGTAGTTCTGACGTTGATAATTTTTCCTTGCTACATGCCTTTTTTGTGGCCGAGATGTCCTTTTCATACAAGTATTTTTAAAGCTGGGACTAATTATGAATTTATTCCTATTAGCAAAAAGTTGTAGGACTTCAACATGTAAGTCTGGTCACAAGCtaaaatgctaacattagctctTACATtaagataacatttttttaggcCGATGTATTTTCCTAGAAACTATTGAGATAAACAATAGtaatgtttttgattttttttttctatttccccTTGTtgacataataaataaaatgtataaatggATCATTACAAAATCACTCGTGTGAACTGAGTTTTGCGATTTGATCAACCATATACCTCAAATTTGTAATCATATTTGTATCATATCGTCACTGTCATTTGGACCAGATCGATTTGAAAACAGGCAATATTTGATATTTCAAATTAGGTTGAGAGACATCAAGGCAGTTTGAATGAATGTTGGTGACGGCTTATTTTTCATGTCctgacaaacaacaaaaattgcTCGACATTTTGCATACTAGACAATCACTCAATGTcgtaaaaacaataattttacaatttatatcTCTACCACCAAGCCAATGTTGAAAAAGCTGTCAAGTTTATATAGTTAAAACTGTAGTTGGGCAattttgtaaaattacattttagtaAATATAATGATAGGCTTACTCACATTCACGCTTTTGTTCAATTTTGATAGCTGAGAAAACGTTCATATTTTGGGACGAAGCTGAAAACCTTCAGGTCAGAACTGAACAAAAATCCAAACTCAGGACCTTTTGACATTCTTACAGATGTGCTAACTGCTAAGCACTATGCTACTATTGCAAATGTggctataaatatataaaaaaatagcattgaaTTAACATTGTACATTAGTATGTGATCCTTGTCCATTTCTCGCTTGGGTTTCATTTTCACCCGTGTAACAGGTGGGATAAAAGCGGTGTAATGTCACATTCACGGCATTAATTTTTGTAAGTACGCACGGCGAGTGTACAATCCGcccacagaagggacacttcaAACGAGGCTGCGGTGGAGGAATGTTGCCTTAAGCGCCTTGTTTCATGCGGGCGCGagctcaacaaaaaaaaagcatttggggCTAGCTGCTAATagaattggaaaaataaatagaggGTAATTGTTCCGTGCATTTGACTAGAGCTGGGCTCATTTTATTAAGTGTGTGTTTTTATGCGTGTGCCCCTCCGTATGAATTTGCAGAATTAGTCGGCTGTTCAATGGCACCGAGCCCATCGTGCTGGACAGCTTGAAGCAGCACTACTTCATAGATCGTGACGGCGAGATATTCCGCTACATCCTCAGCTTCCTCAGGACGAGCAAGTTGCTGCTTCCCGAAGACTTTAAGGTAAGTGTTGtcaaaaaacacacaccaaaCGAAATCCATTTATGTATTGAATGGATACGTAACTCTGAAGTCTTCCATTTTTATTCTCCAAATAATACACAACAGTAAGCGTGTTTGAGTTACTCCACAAAGTAACAAAGTAGTTTTGATTTattgttttcaaatttcttaggatgccctgcaattggctggccaccgattcagggtgtcccccacctggggcccatagttggctgggttaggctccagcacctcccacgacccttgtgaggataagttgtTGAGAAAATGGAGGAATAAAAACTTACATCGCATTTATGTACTTTTTAAAACGTATTTCAACATGATAGACATACAAAAGTATCTCGAAACTGttctttttacattattttagtttgtttttacgttattgtagtttgtttttacgttattttagtttgtttttacgttattttagtttgtttttacgtTATTTTAGTTTGACTCCATTGGAATGGGTTGATTTGTTAGCTTAATGGAAATTTTGTTAAGCTATCTGCTACACAATGTCAATTTTTGGGGAAGACGTTCATGACAATGTGTCAAATTAACCGTTTTGACGTTATCCAGTTGCATAGCTAGCGTAGCTAACTAACATTAGCAGCTAGCTTACAAAAGAGATTTCACAAACACGTTTTTGGTCACAAATTGGCGGTCAATGAATTTATCTGCTatctttgacattaaaatttaTCGTAAATAAAAGTGACCAAAGGTAAAGATTTTTGCAAttgcataaaaaaatcaagatgcCCAAGCAGAAGCAAATAACATTTTAGCACGATAGCATTTGCTACCAAATAGGTTCACTCTGACTACTACAATTAACAGTAAAATTGGTAACTTTTAAACTCGTATTATTGCTGATTTTAGtctttttatagaaaaaaaatcctagctTTTCAAATCTACTTTTTCCAAGGTGCTAGCTTGCGCTcaagaaaaacatttgtttacTAATCAGTTTGTATACTTCATCAGACAAATAATACATAGTTTATTCCTCTGGTAAAActaaatttgattttgattacATTGAGAACAGTTTCATTAAGTTAGCCAAAATATGTTTGCCATTCAAGGCTCTgttacaatgtttatttcatccAAGGCTGCTTCCTGTTAAGGGATTATTCCACCATAATGTTTATTCTCCTCATCACTGTAATCCACCTTAACTTGAATGACCTTTCTACACGACCTTGCTACTTTTTCATCATTCTCTCTGAGGAAATGTGACAAGACCGGGGGGTGGGCGGGGGACCGAAGACTCTGAACCAGATCCAAGCCTCAAAGAACAGAACATGACATGAAAGCCCCGCATATTTTTCTGCAAATGACGGTCTGACTCAGTCCCGATTAGTTTtccgtctttttttattttttattcatgctCTGCAGACCCTGCCTTCTGTGAAGTCTTGACAGTCCAATCAGGCGCGGCACTGGAGGAGAAAGTGTCCGACTTCATTGTTTCGACTCATTACAAGGCCGTGTTGATCTGCATACCTTTCAATTTGCGCAAAGCCCTTGTAAAAAGGGAgaggaggagggaaaaaaatgcaaatagtgCAAAGGCAGAATTGAGCAAGTCCATATCTGAACACAATCAGGCTTGCCGTCGCCCGCGGGCTGGGTCTGTTCTGCTGCTGGCAGCCGCAGCCTTGTGTGTTTTGTTAAATCGATGGGAAAGTCTGAGCACAAATGCAAACGGAAAGATTTCGGCCAACGTTGCCGGAACCGAAAAGATTCGCTATTAATAATCGCCCTGGCTTATTCAACGCGCAATTAATCACACAAGAGTAAGCAACGCGCTGAAGGTGTGCTCATGAACCAttgcgtttttgttgttgttgctgtgatCAATGCTACTTTGTCTATTCTCGGGCAGAATTTCATAATTCATACTTTTACTGCTGAAAGGtctaaagcacgtgtcaaagtggcggcccgggggccaaatctggcccgccgcatcattttgtgtggcccgggaaagtaaatcatgagtgccgactttctgttttgggatcaaattaaaatgaagagtatagatggatattaaatttcctgatttgcccccttttaaatcaataattgtaatttttttaatcaaattttccatgtttttagttcaaaaatcattttgtaaaatctaaaaatatattaaaaaagctaaaataaacattgttttagatctgtacaaaaactgaatattcagggcttttaatccagttcttttaatccattaaaaaaaaatctaaatattatatctaaaatggtccggcccacgtgaaatcaagttggccaaagcaagggtgtcaaactcgggttgggtCGCGGGgagcattaacgtcaactcgatttcatgtgggccaaaacattataaatataatattttgatttatttttattttttaattggattataagaactgtatcaaaagctgtaaatcagttttttatagctctaaaacaatgtttatttgtgcttttttttcttagtaagagaaaacgtctttgtttttcatttcaaatggaaacaaaatattctttttaattattttcaatattaaagtggaaaaccgaaaatatttttatatatttatttttagattttacaatatgctttttgaactaaaaacaccaaaagaaaaaaatggattaaaaaattgcaattattgatttaaaaaggggaaaatcaggaaatagaaTGTTTGTATGAAAATTGGTCTGAACACAGTATTATTCCTACTAACGTAGTGTGCTGTGTTTGAGGTTGAAAGCTGAAATACATCTTGCAGTTGACTTAATGTTATAAAGACTCCTCAAACtcaattcatttatattttacagCACAGTCGTAGTCGCTCACATTTTATTGCGCCAGGGACTTTTTACTTACACTTGGCAGCCTATTTTGAGCAGTGGGCATAGAACGTCATAAAACAAATCATGAATTTAAGAATTAACGACAATCTGAATCGCTATATCTTAAAATGTCCACCGCTAAATAGCCAATTTGACGAAAAGAACAGAAATCTACAGTATTTTGAGTCTTTTCTTACCTTATTAACTCATGTTcatgaactcattgatattttATGTCAACTAAAATTAAGTACCTATTTACGTGAAACTTCAGCCATTCCGTGATACTTTGCagacttaaaaaagaaaaaaaaacaggctaagCAGTAGATGAAAAGTACCCAGCAAAAAAAGTACGCGAAAATGTGTAGCAAATGGTCTTCACcaccaaaaataaattgaaacatCCAGGCTAATTATGTTTATACATGccactgattttatttttagggaatattattacagtggtacctcgacatacgagcaatttgagatacgagtaaaattttaggcaaatatttatcttgagatacgagacacattttgatatacgagcatacagtggatgcgagaggctgctcataagaacatcatggccactgtctttcccgtcgcaactccctcgtgtaatgtttctacgagcactgggcggagcgttgcattttttttcagtgtttttttcacgttagtcagtgcgaatggcggagcgatcgctaatacgagaggagtatatactacttctcattggcaagtggtcgtgcgttctcctattgtgaggacatttgtgtgcatcattttcggaatattttgaagggaatacaaaagcaaacaaccctcgataggttgcatctaaaagtcagggtggaggcggggcaaatagagccaacccgagagaagaaaggtatcaaaatttcaaacaaaattagaattaagtttagtgtaaggttagattaaatttatttttgagtgtctgcatcgtaatccaagtgcatttaatttttttatgttatgttacgagcgcgttgccgtgcaaaaagtgtgaGGATCCTAAAAGCCATTGACGGCATACAACGTTCATATCCACTTGTGTGCCTATTAATTTGTCAGAGACACACCATTCCAGCCACTCTATCTGTCCTCCTCCTCGAGACTATTTTTATCACCCTCCTCTCTCTGAGATGTCGTCTTGCCCTCGGCCAATCAGGTCGGCCATTATTCTGGAGCTCAAAAAGGGCTGTCTGTCcggcttttttttttcgggaATGAAGTCGTCTGGTAGAGCCGGCGGGGGTCGGGGCGAGGACGCTGCCGGCCGCCGTCtttttcctcctcatcctcacgTCGGCGCTACGGATGAGTCTGTTGTTTTGCGCTGGTCTATAGATGACTAAAGTGCCTGACAGACAGAACCCGCGTTAAAAACACATTCATCCACGGGCTTCAGACCCGGACACTTTGAGGCAGAGCGTCTTTAGGCACTTTTTTGTCAGTTGAAAAAAGACGAGCAGTATTCAAACTACCGTACTCCAGACTATAAGacgcactttttttcatagtttggcttgcCCTCTGACAGCCTTTGTTTTTGGCTATAGTTGTCTGAAAAACTCTTATGTTAACCGATGCCTATTTAgactgttgttctccattttgctattgttacatttaacaatttttttttccttggtttctgatcaaatgaaaaaatggctttcctaaaaaatattaaactaaTAAAGGAAGTTGACTTGGCTTAGCCAAACCACTcaccatatttttcggactaagtcgcaccagcagaaatatacaaaatgagggggaaaaaaatgtgacttatacctcagttgtaccgtatttttcggactataagtcgcaccagcaaaaatatacaaaacaagggaaaaaatgtgatgtataCCTCagttgtaccgtatttttcggactataagtcgcaccagcaaaaatatacaaaacaagggaaaaaatgtgatgtataCCTCagttgtaccgtatttttcggactataagtcgcaccagcaaaaatatacaaaatgagggggaaaaaatgcgaCATACCTCAGTTGTACAGTATTTTTCGGAATATAAGTCTCACCGAGTGCAAGTCGCACCAGCAAAAATATACTAAATGACGAAAAAAAATTGCGACGTATACCTCAGTTGTACCGTAtttatggactataagtcgcaccagcaaaaatatattaaatgaggttaaaaaaatgcGACGTATACCTCagttgtactgtattttttggactataagtcgtgcCAAGTGCAAGTTGCAGCCgctaaaatatacaaaatgaggaaaaaaatgcgacATATCTCAGTTGttccgtattttttggactataagtcgcgccGAGTGCAAGTTGCACCAGCAAAAATTTACAAAATGAggcaaaacaattttttttcagttgtacTAAGGTatacgttgcatttttttccttattttgtatatttttgctgGTGCAACGTACAcccggtgcgacttatagtccaaaaaatacggtgtATGATTTGGCTAAGCCAAGTCAACTTCCTTTATTAATTGTcttgaaaaaaagcaaatgaagCTGTCAGTCTTTATTCCCGCTAATCAGAACCCATATGTATTAATTACTAATTGTTTAGCAGGGGGATTTTGGTGTAACCTAATTAAAATCGGCTGGTAATAGGAGCTTAACCTCATTAACATACATCGGGCATACATTAAAACATTGCGCTCACGTCGTCTCCTCCTCACCTTCCATCTGCTTtcgacgtaaaaaaaaaaaccttatgcATCCCTTCTCTTCTCACTGAATGATGGCGCCATCTGCTCTTGTGGGAAATTAGAGGCAAATGCGGCAGGGCAAAGCGCCCCCGGCGAGCCTTACCCGTGGGGGGAATGGAGGAAGGCAATCTGCTGCAAAAGTCGTCTGCATACATCATGCATCCGTGACGGCCTTGATGGAGTTAGCTAAAGGCTAAATGGCTAACATGGTGATGCTAAGCATGAGATCTGCCACCtacttgttttgtgtttattttgttttggggttttttggtAATATTTGGGTGTTTCAGGTAAAAAAATGCAGGCGTGTTTTTGGTAGGAAATATTGATTCGAATAATGTAGCTGTAGCGGAGGAGAATCTAGTGAGGCAATATTTGCccataaacaaaataataaagagAATTTTGAAGGTCTGCAGTGGCTGTAAATAGAAATCTAAAcaattttattctttatttgagTTGAAAGAAAAGCTAAAATCATTCTGATTGGATGAGAAGTCCCATTCACTTCCAAAGAAAAGTTCTCTTCATGTCTTGGATTTTGCTCAAACACTCAAACTCAAGCAGCTAGACTTCAATGCCAAGTCAACAACTAGCAAACAAATTTGGACGTGGTGTCAAATATTTCAATGGAAATTAAATTGCGTGTTTGGCAACAACTTAACTCTTGTTTGGCAAGAACTTGACACACTTTGTCACAGGTGGTGTACATATTGAGCACACTGGAAATTGGTCACAGTATTTACAAATCTTTAAGTttctgtttcaaatttgaataaCTACAGAGAACAGCTAAACCtgtgttgactttttttcattttggtgtCTTTGCAGGACTTCCAGCTGCTGTACGAGGAGGCGCGCTACTACCAGCTGATGCCCATGATCAAGGAGCTCGAGCGCTGGAAACAGGAGCGCGAGCAGCGGCGTATGGCACAGCCCTGCGACTGCCTGGTGGTGCGCGTGGCGCCCGACCTGGGCGAGCGGATCGCCCTGAGCGGCGAGAAGGTTCTTATCGAAGAGATCTTCCCCGAGACGGGAGACGTCATGTGCAACTCCATCAATGCCGGTTGGAACCAGGACCCCACCCACGTTATCCGTTTCCCCTTTAACGGCTACTGCAGGCTTAACTCCGTCCAGGTAATGCCACTTTCTCATTTTCCTTGGAATCGTGAATCATTGTCGTTTGGATTTGAGAATGGTTTCATATGTGCCGTTCACCCGTCACAAGTAACTTTATTTCTGGGGAACATACTACAATGTCTTGGCTGAAAAACTATTCGTTTTGAGGTCCGTGCTCTTTTTACGTTATGTCCGTatacttatatacatatacacacatacttatatgcatgtatatggaAAACAGTAttattttgcacattttatGTGAAACATTTTGccaaagtactgtattttccaaactATATGATGAACCGGAGTATAGGacgcagtagtggtagtggtggtaggagcagcagtagtaggggattgtgttatacatcaactagatggagctgtgctaaaaaaagaccatattgTCCGctctataaggcgcactggattataagacaCAGTACTAGTAGTGTTAGTGGTAGTgttagtagcagtagcagtagtagtaggggattgtgttatacatcaactagatggagctgtgctaaaaaaAAGTACCATTGTCTGCTCTATAaagcgcaccggattataagacGCAATAGTGGTAGTgttagtagcagtagtggtagtagcggcAGTAGCggcagtagcagtagcagcagcagtggtagtagtagtagcggtagcggcagtagtagtagcggtcgcggcagtagtagtagcggtagcgGCAGTAGCGGTAGTGGCAGTagcggtagtggtagtagcagtagtagtaggagaTTGTGTTATCCAGGGAATTTCATGCAATGTTTAccaaatattgatccatatataaggcgcactgtattataaggcgcacttttgAGAAATTTTAAGTCTTTTAGTGGCACCTTCTAGTGCGGAAAGTACGGCcatcgtgattttttttcttggtattcTTTGCAAATTTTGCACTAGCCACAACATCTTCCCCCGCAATACACCCACGgtagcatatatttttttcccgggTATTTTCCAGTGGTGTTGCCCTTAGAGGAAAATATCAGCTTCATACCACGGGCTCCATGCAACATACTCCATTGCTCACACATACACCGAAGACGACTCGTTTGGCCGCCTCCAGCACCCAAAGAGAGTCTCTCCCAGGCAGCACTCTGACACCTCCACCTCCCTCCCTCAACCACCTCCGGGGAAGGAGAGCGTAACGAGCGGGACAAAGCGCGCGTGGACTGCGGCCATGTTTCCTGCGaagaaacaggaaaaaaaaaaaaaaagaaagcagcaAAGggctggaggaggagaagggaGGGGTTGCTTGCTTGGTGCAGGGGAGGAATGATATGCATAATTTACACTTTACTCCTTTTTAAGACAGagctccttttttaaaaataaaaaaaaggctcCAATATAACAACGCCCCAGGCCATTGAAATACAcgtattgcattttttaatgccATACTTACAATTTCTCAAACAGCCTCAACCGGTTTATACTTCttttatagatttttaaatgacttgcAATATAATTAATTGGCGGCATCAACTAACACAAcatttccccaatctgtttacCAGC from Stigmatopora argus isolate UIUO_Sarg chromosome 2, RoL_Sarg_1.0, whole genome shotgun sequence carries:
- the kctd15b gene encoding BTB/POZ domain-containing protein kctd15 isoform X3; this translates as MFKEGRSMSRLSLTRSPVSPLAAQGIPLPAQLTKANAPVHIDVGGHMYTSSLATLTKYPDSRISRLFNGTEPIVLDSLKQHYFIDRDGEIFRYILSFLRTSKLLLPEDFKDFQLLYEEARYYQLMPMIKELERWKQEREQRRMAQPCDCLVVRVAPDLGERIALSGEKVLIEEIFPETGDVMCNSINAGWNQDPTHVIRFPFNGYCRLNSVQVLERLFQKGFSVAASCGGGVDSSQFSEYVLCREDRRSLSINTPIRIKQEPLD
- the kctd15b gene encoding BTB/POZ domain-containing protein kctd15 isoform X1 → MFETDIFFPPPMAFLYTCFQEGRSMSRLSLTRSPVSPLAAQGIPLPAQLTKANAPVHIDVGGHMYTSSLATLTKYPDSRISRLFNGTEPIVLDSLKQHYFIDRDGEIFRYILSFLRTSKLLLPEDFKDFQLLYEEARYYQLMPMIKELERWKQEREQRRMAQPCDCLVVRVAPDLGERIALSGEKVLIEEIFPETGDVMCNSINAGWNQDPTHVIRFPFNGYCRLNSVQVLERLFQKGFSVAASCGGGVDSSQFSEYVLCREDRRSLSINTPIRIKQEPLD
- the kctd15b gene encoding BTB/POZ domain-containing protein kctd15 isoform X2, which produces MFETEGRSMSRLSLTRSPVSPLAAQGIPLPAQLTKANAPVHIDVGGHMYTSSLATLTKYPDSRISRLFNGTEPIVLDSLKQHYFIDRDGEIFRYILSFLRTSKLLLPEDFKDFQLLYEEARYYQLMPMIKELERWKQEREQRRMAQPCDCLVVRVAPDLGERIALSGEKVLIEEIFPETGDVMCNSINAGWNQDPTHVIRFPFNGYCRLNSVQVLERLFQKGFSVAASCGGGVDSSQFSEYVLCREDRRSLSINTPIRIKQEPLD